One Sebastes umbrosus isolate fSebUmb1 chromosome 6, fSebUmb1.pri, whole genome shotgun sequence DNA window includes the following coding sequences:
- the LOC119489460 gene encoding P2Y purinoceptor 1-like, which translates to MNNSSCPRVNLDFTNRFLPPVYILVFIIGLVANGWGLKSLLQKWKKLGNINIFVLNLGLADILYLLTVPFLMVYYIKGSKWIFGDTFCKVTRFCFNLNLNGSIGFLTCISVYRYMAIVHPMRVMGRITVTHSVGISVMVWLLVSVQSLPDMFYSKTLENNTEKCHDSTSDVYVEDYLKYSLGWTLTGFCIPFLITLGCYGHVIVVLCRTNATDTVLKQRSLKLLLILILLFSVCYIPYYVLRNLTLWSRVLSKQKICHEWFNGVYIAQQISRGLVCLNSALNPLVYLHGNEDIPAQLRQLLQRARQMFSRLFMSNSGSVPVAQTANDV; encoded by the coding sequence ATGAATAACTCCTCTTGTCCTCGTGTCAACTTGGACTTTACAAACCGATTTCTGCCTCCTGTTTACATCTTAGTCTTCATCATTGGTCTGGTAGCTAATGGATGGGGATTGAAGTCCTTGCTGCAGAAATGGAAGAAACTGGGTAACATCAACATTTTTGTTCTCAACCTTGGACTAGCAGATATTCTGTATCTGCTCACAGTTCCATTTTTGATGGTGTACTACATTAAGGGGAGTAAATGGATCTTTGGAGATACATTTTGCAAGGTAACAAGATTCTGCTTCAATCTGAATTTAAATGGCAGCATCGGGTTCCTGACTTGTATAAGTGTGTACAGGTACATGGCTATTGTCCATCCAATGAGAGTGATGGGAAGAATAACTGTCACTCACTCTGTGGGGATCTCAGTCATGGTTTGGCTGTTGGTGAGCGTTCAAAGTCTTCCAGACATGTTCTACAGCAAAACACTTGAAAACAACACTGAGAAATGTCATGATTCCACCAGTGACGTCTATGTTGAGGATTACCTGAAATACAGCCTTGGATGGACACTCACTGGGTTTTGTATCCCATTCCTCATCACACTGGGCTGCTATGGACATGTGATTGTCGTTCTCTGCCGCACAAATGCCACTGACACGGTACTGAAACAGAGAAGCTTGAAGTTGTTGCTCATCTtgattcttctcttctctgtttgtTACATCCCCTATTATGTACTGAGGAACCTCACCCTCTGGTCAAGAGTTTTGTCCAAACAGAAGATATGCCATGAATGGTTCAATGGAGTCTACATTGCTCAACAGATAAGTCGTGGTCTTGTGTGTCTGAACAGTGCTCTCAACCCTCTGGTTTACCTCCATGGAAATGAAGATATTCCTGCTCAGCTCAGACAGCTTCTCCAGCGAGCTCGTCAGATGTTCAGCCGTTTGTTTATGTCAAACTCCGGCAGTGTGCCTGTGGCACAAACTGCAAATGATGTTTAA
- the LOC119489456 gene encoding uncharacterized protein LOC119489456, translating to MASVISVVHLGLLWMRDFQRWVAALRLCSRRHLSRRVKITPACVLALRLWEDRTALASGVPLGAVSSRVTMTTDVSLSGWGATMLGRTVNGTWDQRLAQAHINLLELWAVFFALKHFLQFLQGRHVLVKTDNTTVVAYINRQGGTRSLQLHRLARKIIMWSSSRLMSLRATHVPGVLNRGADLLSRGNPLYGEWTLHPQVVEQVWQKYGRAAIDLFASQENAHCRLFFSLSDVNAPLGVDALAHLWPNVLLYAFPPLSLISPTLARVREQGLSLILIAPRWSSKHWVAEIIQLLVGEPWPLPIRRDLLSQARGEIYHPHPDRMALWAWPVKGGT from the coding sequence ATGGCGTCAGTGATTTCTGTCGTACATTTGGGACTCCTATGGATGAGGGATTTTCAGCGCTGGGTCGCGGCGTTGCGCCTGTGCTCACGCCGTCACCTCAGCCGCAGAGTGAAAATAACGCCAGCTTGTGTGCTGGCGCTCCGCCTGTGGGAGGACCGGACGGCTCTCGCGTCAGGTGTCCCGCTAGGGGCGGTGTCATCCAGGGTAACCATGACAACGGACGTGTCCCTGTCAGGTTGGGGAGCGACCATGTTGGGCAGAACAGTGAATGGCACCTGGGACCAGAGACTGGCTCAGGCTCACATAAATCTCTTGGAGCTTTGGGCAGTGTTTTTTGCACTAAAGCATTTTCTGCAATTTCTCCAAGGTCGCCACGTCCTGGTGAAAACAGACAACACCACGGTGGTAGCATACATCAACCGCCAGGGCGGGACTCGCTCACTGCAGTTACACAGGTTAGCTCGGAAGATAATTATGTGGAGCAGCTCGAGGCTAATGTCCCTCCGAGCGACTCATGTGCCGGGCGTTTTGAACAGGGGCGCAGATCTCCTGTCCCGGGGAAACCCCCTGTACGGAGAGTGGACTCTCCACCCGCAGGTGGTGGAGCAGGTGTGGCAGAAATACGGCCGGGCAGCCATAGATCTCTTCGCCTCGCAGGAAAACGCTCACTGTCGACTGTTTTTCTCCCTGTCAGACGTAAATGCACCTCTGGGGGTGGATGCGCTGGCCCACTTATGGCCAAACGTGCTGCTCTATGCATTCCCCCCTCTCAGCCTGATCTCCCCCACTCTAGCCAGGGTGAGAGAGCAGGGCTTGTCGCTAATCCTGATAGCACCGCGGTGGTCGTCCAAGCACTGGGTAGCAGAAATAATTCAGCTTCTAGTGGGCGAACCGTGGCCTCTCCCCATACGCAGGGATCTTCTATCCCAGGCGCGCGGGGAGATCTACCACCCACACCCAGACCGCATGGCGCTCTGGGCTTGGCCCGTGAAAGGTGGAACCTGA